The genomic segment CTTACAAACCTGCAAATGGTGCTGAAGAGGAGCTTGAGAATCAACGTATAGAACAAtttgtggaaggaaaaaagacatCTTCTGTGTCTCAAAATGAGTTGCTAACCATGGAAGTGAATGTAGACAAATTATCCAGTGTTAGTAACCAGTGTAATGTGGATGGTATGTATGACAAGAATTCTGAATGTCTTTGTTCTTCTGATTCTCAGCTCTCGGACTGTAACTCTGTATCTATACAGAGGGATGATGCGTCAAAATTATGCTTTCATTTGGTGAAAGGTATTGATGTCCGTTCAGGTGTTATAGAACTTTGTTCTCAATCTCTGGTGATGAatagtactgaaaaaaaaagtgatctgAAATCCTCAAGGTGTGAAGTAGATGGAAAAAATAGCTTGCATTATGACTTACATCATTATGAAGAAGCTGTGGATATACCCCCTCCAAAATATGCTGCTATTTCCGAAGATATAAGTTCCAAGAACATTTCAGTAGAGGCTGCTCAGGAGGGCAAAAATTCCCCTTCTGCTGCAGTCCTTAAACAAAAGGATACATTGCCTCTAAAGAGGGATGCTAAAGAATGTAGGAGCCTGCCAGTTAGCTCTACAGAAACGCATTCAGTTGGTAAGAGTTTTGATAAAAAATCTGTTACATCttctgaagcaggaaaaaactTTAATGTCACCAAAACTCCACCTTGCGAGGCCACGActtttgacttcagcaaagtaAAGAGAGCTGAAACCGTAAGTCAAAAGAATAATCATCTTCTGGATTCATTAGAACTAcagaagatggaaaataaaggcaACCCCTTTGAGGGACCTATTATTtcatctgtattttctcttaGCTCTGGGGCTGAAAATGTTCCAGAGGGTGTCAGATGGGATGACACAACTTGCAGTAAGAAGACAGCGACGTTGCTGTGTAGAAAGATTGCTCAGCTCATGTCTGCTGCTGAATCCAACATGAAATCCATGCCTTTGAGATGTCACGCTTCGAGTAAAAAGGTGCTTTACCCTCAAGAAAATTCAGCAAGCTGTGAGAGGGTCGTTTATGCCGCAGAAGTGGAGCAGCCTGAATCCTTGTCTCAAGTGCATGGTGAAAACTGTGTGATTAGTAGTGAAGAACATAGTGAAGAGCAGCTGCTTACATTTGCAAGAACATCTAAAAGCAGGGTAACTAAAAATGCCCATGTTGCTACTCCAGTGTTCATCCCCAAAGGGACAGTACTGAGAGTGCTGAATGCTACTAGCAGTCAAAACTCAAATGGACTAGAAAACAGGAGTGAAACACCAGCTCCTTCTGTGTATTGCAATGAAATGTTTCTGCCTCGCCCAGTTCCTGTGAGTGTTTCTGAGACACTTGGCAGTAATTTGCCGTGTTTGCATGATCAGAGCGAACTGACTGCACAGCCCCGAGTTATATCACTCAGGCAAAGACCAAAGCGAGAGGCAAGTgttaaaaataataccaaaCAAACTGGTGTACTGTTTCAGAAAAGCAGTAGTGTGAGTAAGCAAAGCAAACCTTATTCAAAAAGTCAACCAGGTCccaaaaaaaaggtgaaacGAGTGGGTACCAGGGAACTTCCTAAGAGGAAAGCAAGGACTCGGTCAGACACCAGTTCAAGTTCTGACATGTCCTATCTGTTGACAGCAAGACGTCTTCGACTTGTCCCTCTGAGAATGAACCAGCTGATAAAGTGCCCTCGTCGTAACCAGCCAGTTGTGGTACTAAACCATCCCGATGTTGACTCACCAGAAATAATTAATGTCATGAAGACTATTAACAAGTATAAAGGTCAAGTCCTGAAAGTAGTTCTATCAGAAAGGACAAGTAGGTGTCTTGGTGCCAGACGTTATCGAAACCGTCTTACTCTTCAAAATGGTGAGACAGGAAGTCAAGTGAAAAAGGAGAATATGctaaaaatgaaactaaaaaagACCCATAAAAACAACTACCAGGTGGTGGAAACTTCATCAGCTGAAACACTTCAGTGTATGTTTAAGTGTTGGTTTTGTGGAAGAGTATATATGGACCAAGAAGAATGGGTAAGTCATGGACAGAGGCACTTGATAGAGGCCACCAAGGGTTGGGATGTTCTTTCTCTTCCAGCAAAAAAGCATTAAGTGAGAGACTAGGAGGGGGTTCCCCTCTTCTTTTTAATGAGTGCCGCAAACTTGCTTGAAGGAAGATGGAAGTAACTGCTTTATTTTGCCAAAAGATCTCTACTCTTAGcaaagtggaagaggagagcagAGCTATAGAGATACAGAGAAGCTGATAGTGAAGATTAAGCACTACTTTGCACTCTCATGTTTGAAATTTGTATTGGAGGTCAACTTCATCTGTTCCATAGGAGAAATTTGAAACAAATTTGCTATGCAAACATCTTTCTAGTTACCATTCTTTGTGCTAGAATACTGTGCTGTAACTGGTTTGTGCTAGGTCTTTATGGATTAAAATCTTAGACGATAAGATCTTTGTAAATTTAACAGGGTTTAGTTTGCTTTCTTACAGCATGGTGTTTCAGAGATCGAGCATATGTGTACTGAAAAGCACCTTTGATCCTCTCTGGGCAGCAAGTACATCATAGATTTTAGTGGCAAATTAAGCACCATGCATAAAAAGTAAAACTTAAATGTGAGTACCCCGTttcactgaaacaaaaacaCTTCTGCTGACGTTGGAGGAAGTACAAGGGTGTAAATGAAGATTCTGTGGGATCAGAGTTGGTCCCACTAGGTCAGATAGCACTAaaagtttagttttgtttggtaCTTAGATTTAACTAGCCTGTATTGTGTAGGTGTGAGAAAGAGAGCAGAACGCTGTCAATTTTCTGTACCATCCTTGTTGAACAGGCAGCGCCGGAGATACCATCAGACTTGGACTGATCGGAGTGAGAAGCTTTTCTCCATATGGTCTCAAGGCTGTTCTGAAATGTGAGGAAGTAATAGCCAAACATAAACCCTCTTGTGCCGTGTGTGTGCAGTCTGATAGAAACGCAATTGCAGAATTGGGCGTTTGGTTAGAACTCTAGCTGGTGCATTGATGCTTATTTATGGGGGGAGCATGCTGAAGATGAagacttttcaaaatgaaaaaccatGTTGCACAGTGTTGACGTTGCCAGTGTTGAACCAGATTTTCAGTGCAATCTTTCATCGTCCTTAAGAATTTGGATGCTGttagattatatttttttgtagGCCTCAATTCATAAAGCATGTGCCTAGTTACATATTTATGTCTAACGTGTATCTGCTGACTTCAGTGCAGCATAAACATTGCTCAGTTGCTTAAACACTTTCCTAAATCAGGGCCAAATTTCAAGTTTTTAGTGAAGAAGAGCGATGGATAATACTGAAGTCTAATGTTTCTGTAAATGAATAATAAATGTTTGTCTTCATCTTGTcaattttaaatcatttaatGTTCATATAGAATGAACTATATTGAAGCACATATTTACAATTAAAATGAGTTCTTACATTTTTGCAGGTAAGAAAATCAATACTGACTCTAATGCTGGATGTCTGTTATATGTTTGAACTGGGACTACTCTTGGAAAAACTGGTAGTTCCTAACTCTTTCTGCCGTTGTTGCGTTTTTG from the Columba livia isolate bColLiv1 breed racing homer chromosome 4, bColLiv1.pat.W.v2, whole genome shotgun sequence genome contains:
- the ZNF518B gene encoding zinc finger protein 518B isoform X3, yielding MQLKKMREILPTLYPGQVNDKNNSLTTSPKQSSEDKPNPSKGDDDQNCCYQGTEAENSKLTLISCIKCRSVQKISMQDIEKHKNLGWTEDKNFICKKCSHITSPAFQFVPEGASAVDFEKRGKKSPSKTQKTFKVKNFLPGKYYCDKCRFSTKDPLQYKKHVGQHEEIKFICSHCSYISYTKGEFQRHLVKHTGTFPYQCEYCEYGAVRHDYIVKHTRRVHETPTKRLSNTTTNHKQKKSCLPSQSTLFEKQKYDKIPYQNKLSSSSNMVCEIPDKVAKPVSLSHDVECNVNTASVQDKTILQPSEISVCENQSVEVEVYSPKTEPLQPGMPLTVIAPSELVVPSNCLAQIVEIKIVNGAQQLVLKLIPVKEATYKPANGAEEELENQRIEQFVEGKKTSSVSQNELLTMEVNVDKLSSVSNQCNVDGMYDKNSECLCSSDSQLSDCNSVSIQRDDASKLCFHLVKGIDVRSGVIELCSQSLVMNSTEKKSDLKSSRCEVDGKNSLHYDLHHYEEAVDIPPPKYAAISEDISSKNISVEAAQEGKNSPSAAVLKQKDTLPLKRDAKECRSLPVSSTETHSVGKSFDKKSVTSSEAGKNFNVTKTPPCEATTFDFSKVKRAETVSQKNNHLLDSLELQKMENKGNPFEGPIISSVFSLSSGAENVPEGVRWDDTTCSKKTATLLCRKIAQLMSAAESNMKSMPLRCHASSKKVLYPQENSASCERVVYAAEVEQPESLSQVHGENCVISSEEHSEEQLLTFARTSKSRVTKNAHVATPVFIPKGTVLRVLNATSSQNSNGLENRSETPAPSVYCNEMFLPRPVPVSVSETLGSNLPCLHDQSELTAQPRVISLRQRPKREASVKNNTKQTGVLFQKSSSVSKQSKPYSKSQPGPKKKVKRVGTRELPKRKARTRSDTSSSSDMSYLLTARRLRLVPLRMNQLIKCPRRNQPVVVLNHPDVDSPEIINVMKTINKYKGQVLKVVLSERTSRCLGARRYRNRLTLQNGETGSQVKKENMLKMKLKKTHKNNYQVVETSSAETLQCMFKCWFCGRVYMDQEEWAAPEIPSDLD
- the ZNF518B gene encoding zinc finger protein 518B isoform X2, with translation MQLKKMREILPTLYPGQVNDKNNSLTTSPKQSSEDKPNPSKGDDDQNCCYQGTEAENSKLTLISCIKCRSVQKISMQDIEKHKNLGWTEDKNFICKKCSHITSPAFQFVPEGASAVDFEKRGKKSPSKTQKTFKVKNFLPGKYYCDKCRFSTKDPLQYKKHVGQHEEIKFICSHCSYISYTKGEFQRHLVKHTGTFPYQCEYCEYGAVRHDYIVKHTRRVHETPTKRLSNTTTNHKQKKSCLPSQSTLFEKQKYDKIPYQNKLSSSSNMVCEIPDKVAKPVSLSHDVECNVNTASVQDKTILQPSEISVCENQSVEVEVYSPKTEPLQPGMPLTVIAPSELVVPSNCLAQIVEIKIVNGAQQLVLKLIPVKEATYKPANGAEEELENQRIEQFVEGKKTSSVSQNELLTMEVNVDKLSSVSNQCNVDGMYDKNSECLCSSDSQLSDCNSVSIQRDDASKLCFHLVKGIDVRSGVIELCSQSLVMNSTEKKSDLKSSRCEVDGKNSLHYDLHHYEEAVDIPPPKYAAISEDISSKNISVEAAQEGKNSPSAAVLKQKDTLPLKRDAKECRSLPVSSTETHSVGKSFDKKSVTSSEAGKNFNVTKTPPCEATTFDFSKVKRAETVSQKNNHLLDSLELQKMENKGNPFEGPIISSVFSLSSGAENVPEGVRWDDTTCSKKTATLLCRKIAQLMSAAESNMKSMPLRCHASSKKVLYPQENSASCERVVYAAEVEQPESLSQVHGENCVISSEEHSEEQLLTFARTSKSRVTKNAHVATPVFIPKGTVLRVLNATSSQNSNGLENRSETPAPSVYCNEMFLPRPVPVSVSETLGSNLPCLHDQSELTAQPRVISLRQRPKREASVKNNTKQTGVLFQKSSSVSKQSKPYSKSQPGPKKKVKRVGTRELPKRKARTRSDTSSSSDMSYLLTARRLRLVPLRMNQLIKCPRRNQPVVVLNHPDVDSPEIINVMKTINKYKGQVLKVVLSERTSRCLGARRYRNRLTLQNGETGSQVKKENMLKMKLKKTHKNNYQVVETSSAETLQCMFKCWFCGRVYMDQEEWVSHGQRHLIEATKGWDVLSLPAKKH
- the ZNF518B gene encoding zinc finger protein 518B isoform X1; this encodes MQLKKMREILPTLYPGQVNDKNNSLTTSPKQSSEDKPNPSKGDDDQNCCYQGTEAENSKLTLISCIKCRSVQKISMQDIEKHKNLGWTEDKNFICKKCSHITSPAFQFVPEGASAVDFEKRGKKSPSKTQKTFKVKNFLPGKYYCDKCRFSTKDPLQYKKHVGQHEEIKFICSHCSYISYTKGEFQRHLVKHTGTFPYQCEYCEYGAVRHDYIVKHTRRVHETPTKRLSNTTTNHKQKKSCLPSQSTLFEKQKYDKIPYQNKLSSSSNMVCEIPDKVAKPVSLSHDVECNVNTASVQDKTILQPSEISVCENQSVEVEVYSPKTEPLQPGMPLTVIAPSELVVPSNCLAQIVEIKIVNGAQQLVLKLIPVKEATYKPANGAEEELENQRIEQFVEGKKTSSVSQNELLTMEVNVDKLSSVSNQCNVDGMYDKNSECLCSSDSQLSDCNSVSIQRDDASKLCFHLVKGIDVRSGVIELCSQSLVMNSTEKKSDLKSSRCEVDGKNSLHYDLHHYEEAVDIPPPKYAAISEDISSKNISVEAAQEGKNSPSAAVLKQKDTLPLKRDAKECRSLPVSSTETHSVGKSFDKKSVTSSEAGKNFNVTKTPPCEATTFDFSKVKRAETVSQKNNHLLDSLELQKMENKGNPFEGPIISSVFSLSSGAENVPEGVRWDDTTCSKKTATLLCRKIAQLMSAAESNMKSMPLRCHASSKKVLYPQENSASCERVVYAAEVEQPESLSQVHGENCVISSEEHSEEQLLTFARTSKSRVTKNAHVATPVFIPKGTVLRVLNATSSQNSNGLENRSETPAPSVYCNEMFLPRPVPVSVSETLGSNLPCLHDQSELTAQPRVISLRQRPKREASVKNNTKQTGVLFQKSSSVSKQSKPYSKSQPGPKKKVKRVGTRELPKRKARTRSDTSSSSDMSYLLTARRLRLVPLRMNQLIKCPRRNQPVVVLNHPDVDSPEIINVMKTINKYKGQVLKVVLSERTSRCLGARRYRNRLTLQNGETGSQVKKENMLKMKLKKTHKNNYQVVETSSAETLQCMFKCWFCGRVYMDQEEWEKAAGCFREKGSMSKPWECSMTCKSLWWQV